A window of Acidobacteriota bacterium contains these coding sequences:
- a CDS encoding TetR/AcrR family transcriptional regulator, whose amino-acid sequence MSNGKPAPGESRRDILRTAARLFQERGYDATSMQDIASALNFSKAALYHHFESKEQILVEIMTYGMDVFEEKVLAEVAGIADPEQRLRACIARHVGLVLSGHDREITVILHENRTLPAEAARQINARKKHYMVYLGDLVAAVQKQRGLKKPAVDAHVAAMALLGMMNWMYQWYRAEGGVSEQEIARQYTEIFFRGAL is encoded by the coding sequence ATGAGTAACGGGAAACCGGCCCCCGGAGAGTCCCGCCGCGACATCCTGCGCACAGCCGCACGGCTGTTTCAGGAGCGTGGCTATGACGCCACCTCGATGCAGGATATCGCCAGCGCCCTGAATTTCTCCAAGGCGGCGCTCTACCATCACTTTGAGAGCAAGGAACAGATCCTGGTCGAGATCATGACCTACGGCATGGATGTGTTCGAGGAGAAGGTGCTGGCGGAGGTTGCCGGAATCGCCGATCCGGAGCAACGGCTGCGCGCCTGCATCGCGCGGCACGTGGGGCTGGTGCTGAGTGGTCATGACCGCGAAATCACGGTGATCCTGCACGAGAACCGGACGCTGCCGGCGGAAGCGGCGCGCCAGATCAATGCGCGCAAGAAGCATTACATGGTTTATCTCGGAGATCTGGTGGCGGCAGTGCAGAAGCAGCGCGGGCTCAAGAAGCCAGCCGTAGATGCGCATGTGGCGGCGATGGCGCTGCTGGGCATGATGAACTGGATGTACCAGTGGTATCGGGCGGAAGGCGGCGTCAGCGAGCAGGAGATTGCGCGGCAGTACACGGAGATTTTCTTCCGCGGAGCTTTATAG
- a CDS encoding YbjQ family protein, translating to MLVTTTERVEGYQVKRIMGQVFGVVVRSRSIVGNVAAGLRSLAGGEITEYTRLVEDTRRHAIDRMVENARVVGGNAVVMMRFDSSEMGQTMSEVVAYGTAVVLDPPPPE from the coding sequence ATGCTCGTCACCACCACCGAACGTGTCGAAGGCTACCAGGTCAAGCGGATCATGGGCCAGGTCTTTGGCGTCGTCGTGCGCAGCCGCAGCATCGTGGGCAACGTCGCGGCTGGCCTGCGCTCCCTCGCCGGCGGAGAAATCACCGAATACACCCGCTTGGTCGAAGACACCCGTCGCCACGCCATCGACCGCATGGTGGAGAACGCTCGCGTCGTGGGGGGCAACGCCGTGGTCATGATGCGCTTTGATTCCTCCGAAATGGGGCAGACCATGTCGGAAGTCGTGGCCTACGGCACCGCCGTCGTGCTCGACCCGCCGCCGCCGGAGTAG
- a CDS encoding ornithine cyclodeaminase family protein, whose amino-acid sequence MQIWLDAERVRARLRDSDGLRAAMAAALMDLYCGRASAPARIAAHAPTGLLAAMPGAASGMLGAKLVSVFPRNPERGLPGHQALIALFDADTGTPVAILEATALTAARTGAVSAVATDALAREDARVLAILGTGVQAQAHWEAVRRVRPFTEIRVAGRTAAHVQARAAEWEARPMKSFAAAVRGADVVCACTHADEPVVRREWIQAGAHINSVGIGGGEIDRATVEAGLLAVESRGAFAPFPAGAYELQGMDPASGIELGAILAGEHAGRTDAAQITVFKSVGHAVEDVAAAAWLVEQSAC is encoded by the coding sequence ATGCAGATCTGGCTGGATGCGGAGCGCGTGCGCGCGCGGCTGCGCGATAGTGACGGTTTGCGCGCGGCCATGGCGGCGGCGTTGATGGACCTGTACTGCGGCCGCGCCTCGGCGCCGGCGCGGATCGCAGCCCACGCGCCCACGGGGCTGCTGGCGGCGATGCCGGGGGCGGCGAGCGGGATGCTGGGCGCGAAATTGGTCAGTGTGTTTCCGCGTAACCCGGAGCGGGGACTGCCGGGCCATCAGGCGCTGATCGCGCTTTTTGATGCGGATACAGGCACACCGGTGGCGATCCTGGAGGCGACGGCGCTGACGGCGGCCCGGACGGGCGCGGTGTCGGCGGTGGCGACCGATGCTCTGGCGCGGGAGGATGCGCGGGTGCTGGCCATTTTGGGAACCGGCGTGCAGGCGCAGGCGCACTGGGAGGCGGTGCGGAGGGTGCGGCCGTTTACGGAGATTCGAGTGGCGGGGCGGACGGCGGCGCACGTGCAGGCACGGGCGGCAGAATGGGAAGCGCGGCCGATGAAGAGCTTTGCAGCCGCGGTGCGGGGCGCGGATGTGGTGTGCGCCTGCACGCACGCGGATGAGCCGGTGGTGCGGCGGGAGTGGATCCAGGCGGGGGCGCATATCAATTCCGTCGGGATTGGTGGAGGCGAGATCGACCGCGCCACGGTGGAAGCAGGGCTGCTGGCGGTAGAATCACGGGGAGCATTCGCGCCGTTCCCCGCCGGTGCTTACGAGCTGCAGGGGATGGATCCGGCGAGCGGGATTGAGCTGGGAGCGATCCTGGCCGGCGAGCACGCGGGCCGAACGGATGCGGCCCAGATTACGGTATTTAAATCCGTGGGTCATGCCGTAGAGGATGTGGCGGCGGCGGCGTGGCTGGTTGAGCAGAGTGCGTGCTAG
- a CDS encoding DUF192 domain-containing protein: MELPPPSAFAPPPLYAINQTRQVFLATDVRKADGFFRRLCGLLATPAREFGFGHGLWIQPSRGVHMLGMRYPIDAVYVDEHNRVVHIEPQLQPWRLGAICKAAVSVLELPAGAVAATETQVGDEICFWCAAG; this comes from the coding sequence ATGGAACTGCCCCCACCCTCTGCCTTTGCTCCCCCGCCGCTGTATGCGATCAACCAGACGCGGCAGGTGTTTCTGGCCACCGACGTGCGCAAAGCGGATGGCTTTTTTCGACGGCTGTGCGGTCTGCTGGCGACGCCGGCACGCGAGTTTGGCTTCGGCCACGGGCTCTGGATCCAGCCCAGCAGGGGGGTTCACATGCTGGGCATGCGGTATCCCATTGATGCGGTGTATGTGGATGAACACAACCGGGTGGTGCATATTGAACCGCAACTGCAGCCCTGGCGGCTGGGCGCCATTTGCAAGGCGGCGGTCAGCGTGCTGGAGCTGCCGGCCGGAGCGGTGGCGGCGACGGAGACGCAAGTCGGCGACGAGATTTGCTTCTGGTGCGCCGCGGGGTAG
- a CDS encoding type II secretion system F family protein, whose product MLYLIIFAVVAILIFGLGLSWDRGDRRVQQLRERLLLVEEAEQRESRASLTLIKDDLLSEIPALNRWLGQMNRGTALQSWLRQAGSGTRVGKFVLASSGSGLLTALLAMLWLPWYGAGLGLAGALLPYAWMRRRRTKRLAEFQAQFPEAIELLVRASRAGHPPSAALELIGEEMPEPIAGEFRQVFDQQRFGLPLRDCLLNLAQRVPLVDVQFFATSMIIQRESGGNLAEILDKLSHLIRERVKIQREVKTHTAQGRMTMWVLLAMAPLMLVVMLFLNRNLTLPLFHDPLGQGMLIGAAVLQLFGVVLLQRIVKIEV is encoded by the coding sequence ATGCTTTATCTGATCATATTTGCGGTGGTGGCGATCCTGATCTTCGGTCTGGGGTTGTCGTGGGACCGGGGCGACCGGCGGGTACAGCAATTGCGCGAGCGGCTGCTGCTGGTGGAGGAAGCCGAGCAGCGGGAATCACGCGCCAGCCTGACGCTGATCAAGGACGATCTGCTGAGCGAGATCCCGGCGCTGAACCGCTGGCTGGGGCAGATGAACCGGGGCACGGCGCTGCAGAGCTGGCTGCGGCAAGCGGGCTCGGGCACCCGCGTAGGTAAGTTCGTGCTGGCCAGCAGCGGCAGCGGGCTGCTGACGGCGCTGCTGGCCATGCTCTGGCTGCCCTGGTACGGCGCCGGCCTGGGCCTGGCGGGGGCGCTACTGCCCTATGCCTGGATGCGGCGGCGGCGGACGAAGCGGCTGGCGGAGTTTCAGGCGCAGTTTCCGGAGGCGATTGAACTGCTGGTGCGCGCCAGCCGGGCGGGACATCCGCCGAGTGCGGCGCTGGAGCTGATCGGTGAAGAAATGCCGGAGCCGATTGCGGGCGAGTTCCGGCAGGTATTTGACCAGCAGCGCTTCGGATTACCGCTGCGCGATTGCCTGCTGAACCTGGCGCAGCGCGTGCCGCTGGTGGACGTGCAGTTTTTCGCCACGTCGATGATCATTCAGCGGGAAAGCGGCGGCAATCTGGCGGAAATTCTGGACAAGCTGTCGCATTTGATCCGCGAGCGGGTCAAGATTCAGCGCGAAGTGAAGACGCACACCGCGCAGGGACGGATGACGATGTGGGTGCTGCTGGCGATGGCGCCGCTCATGCTGGTGGTGATGCTGTTCCTGAACCGCAACCTGACGCTACCGCTGTTTCACGATCCGCTGGGGCAAGGGATGCTGATCGGCGCAGCGGTGTTGCAGCTTTTCGGCGTGGTGCTGCTGCAGCGGATTGTGAAGATTGAGGTCTGA
- a CDS encoding ORF6N domain-containing protein, whose translation MRGTTASGLVRTVEQEIHLLRGQRVLLDSCLATLYDVTTSHLNFAVTRNRKRFPPDFMFRLTAGEAEFLRSRFVISKTGRGGRRYLPYAFTEMGVAMLSSVLRSERAIQTNIAIMRAFIHLRQLTAEDASLRPRMERLEATQQRVAGVLEFLIGEIRGRTRERRMRAIGFAAGR comes from the coding sequence ATGCGCGGCACGACAGCGAGCGGATTGGTCCGGACCGTAGAACAGGAGATCCATTTGCTGCGCGGCCAGCGTGTGCTGCTGGATTCCTGTTTGGCGACGCTATATGACGTCACGACCAGCCACCTTAATTTCGCGGTAACCCGCAACCGGAAACGATTCCCACCTGATTTTATGTTCCGGCTGACGGCGGGGGAAGCCGAATTTTTGAGATCTCGTTTTGTGATCTCAAAGACGGGACGGGGCGGACGGCGCTATTTGCCGTATGCATTCACGGAAATGGGAGTCGCCATGTTGTCGTCGGTGCTGCGCAGCGAGAGAGCGATTCAGACGAATATCGCAATCATGCGGGCATTCATTCACCTCCGCCAATTGACAGCGGAAGACGCTTCGCTACGGCCCCGCATGGAACGACTGGAAGCGACGCAACAACGTGTTGCCGGGGTGCTGGAATTTTTGATTGGCGAAATCCGCGGAAGGACAAGAGAGCGCCGAATGCGCGCGATCGGATTTGCGGCCGGACGGTAG
- a CDS encoding MFS transporter: MQETTQRQQAQRALMALAVAVLLAMAPWFTTAALVAPLRQAWHVSGSGAAWLTIAAQLGFVAGALAVALSNVADRVAPRWLILSGGLAAAAANAAIALCHSFGGAWPWRFVTGACLALVYPPALKLMATWFRARRGMALGVMVGALTVGAALPHLAAALGGADWHAVVWITSALTAAGGLWGGLAGAEGPYPFVRARFAWNAVRRLWQQRGVRLAIGGYLGHMWELIAMWSWIGLFLADACARAGVGPAAAAGITFGVIAVGGVGCWWGGVLSDRGGRERAAATAMAFSGTCALTLGWIRGSSPWALAAVIAVAGVWGFWVVADSAQFSALVTELADPHYVGTALTLQLGLGFTLACITIWILPWLQVRLGWAGAFLALVPGPALGIAAMIRLGRWRARRPRSEPGSYAATIR, from the coding sequence ATGCAGGAGACCACACAGCGGCAGCAGGCGCAGCGGGCGTTGATGGCACTCGCGGTGGCGGTGTTGCTGGCGATGGCGCCCTGGTTTACGACCGCGGCACTGGTCGCTCCGCTGCGGCAGGCATGGCATGTGAGCGGCAGTGGCGCTGCCTGGCTGACGATTGCCGCACAATTGGGTTTTGTTGCCGGCGCGCTGGCGGTGGCCCTGAGCAATGTTGCGGATCGGGTGGCGCCGCGCTGGCTGATTCTGAGCGGCGGGTTGGCGGCGGCGGCGGCCAACGCCGCGATAGCCTTGTGCCACAGTTTTGGAGGCGCCTGGCCATGGCGGTTTGTCACCGGGGCGTGCCTGGCGCTGGTGTATCCGCCGGCGTTGAAGTTGATGGCCACCTGGTTCCGGGCGCGGCGGGGGATGGCGCTGGGAGTGATGGTGGGCGCGCTGACGGTGGGAGCGGCACTGCCGCATCTGGCAGCAGCCCTGGGCGGAGCCGACTGGCACGCGGTGGTCTGGATTACATCGGCGCTCACGGCGGCCGGAGGGCTGTGGGGTGGCCTTGCCGGAGCAGAGGGGCCATACCCGTTCGTCCGCGCGCGGTTCGCCTGGAATGCGGTGAGGCGGCTCTGGCAGCAGCGGGGCGTGCGGCTGGCCATCGGCGGGTATCTGGGGCACATGTGGGAGTTGATTGCCATGTGGAGCTGGATCGGACTATTTCTGGCCGATGCCTGCGCGCGCGCTGGGGTGGGGCCCGCGGCGGCGGCGGGAATTACGTTTGGAGTGATTGCGGTGGGCGGCGTGGGCTGCTGGTGGGGCGGCGTGCTAAGTGACCGGGGCGGACGGGAGCGGGCGGCGGCCACGGCAATGGCGTTTTCGGGAACGTGCGCGTTGACGCTGGGTTGGATTCGCGGAAGTAGCCCCTGGGCGCTGGCCGCGGTGATTGCCGTGGCGGGGGTGTGGGGCTTCTGGGTGGTGGCGGATTCGGCGCAATTTTCGGCACTGGTGACGGAATTGGCGGACCCGCACTACGTCGGCACGGCGCTGACACTGCAGTTGGGGCTGGGCTTTACGCTGGCTTGTATTACGATCTGGATTTTGCCGTGGCTCCAGGTGCGGCTCGGGTGGGCAGGCGCGTTTCTGGCGCTCGTGCCCGGCCCGGCGCTGGGGATCGCAGCCATGATCCGGCTGGGGCGGTGGCGGGCGCGGCGACCGCGATCGGAGCCTGGCAGCTATGCTGCCACAATACGGTGA
- a CDS encoding type II secretion system F family protein, with protein sequence MATTTMTLTIFAGVALVMFGLGAAWMARGNASDRLREMLGDEPAEKPKMAERMRVTLEKAMNPAARLLPPSAKEASKTRRWLIQAGYREPRHARFYFGLRALCVLAALAAVFAFDLESRSPLMLVAAPLAGLILPRFVLKRRMKARAKRIRLALPDALDLLVICVEAGLGLDQAMVRVSSELKGTHPDLCSELELLGLETRAGVPRVEALRHLAERSGVDDLRALAAVLIQTERFGTSIAQALRVHSDALRTERRQRAEEAAAKLSIKMLPVLALFVFPAVMVVILGPAAISLIRHLGPLLAH encoded by the coding sequence ATGGCAACTACGACAATGACGCTGACGATCTTCGCAGGAGTGGCGCTGGTCATGTTCGGGCTGGGCGCGGCGTGGATGGCGCGCGGGAACGCCAGCGACCGGCTGCGCGAGATGCTGGGGGATGAACCGGCCGAGAAACCCAAGATGGCCGAACGCATGCGGGTGACGCTGGAAAAGGCGATGAACCCGGCGGCACGGCTGCTGCCGCCCTCGGCCAAGGAGGCCTCGAAAACCCGGCGCTGGCTGATTCAGGCAGGGTACCGCGAGCCGCGGCACGCGCGCTTTTATTTTGGACTGCGGGCGCTGTGCGTGCTGGCGGCGCTGGCGGCGGTGTTCGCGTTCGACCTGGAGAGCCGGTCGCCGCTCATGCTCGTGGCGGCGCCCCTGGCGGGCCTGATCCTGCCGCGCTTCGTCCTCAAGCGGCGGATGAAGGCGCGGGCCAAGCGCATCCGGCTGGCCCTGCCGGACGCGCTCGATCTGCTGGTAATCTGCGTGGAAGCCGGCCTGGGACTGGACCAGGCGATGGTGCGCGTCAGCTCGGAATTGAAGGGCACCCATCCCGATCTGTGCTCGGAACTGGAGCTGCTGGGACTGGAAACGCGCGCGGGCGTGCCGCGCGTAGAGGCACTGCGGCATTTGGCGGAGCGCAGCGGCGTGGACGATCTGCGGGCGCTGGCGGCGGTGCTGATCCAGACGGAACGCTTCGGCACCAGCATCGCGCAGGCGCTGCGGGTGCATTCGGATGCGCTGCGCACGGAACGGCGGCAGCGCGCGGAAGAGGCGGCCGCCAAGCTAAGCATCAAGATGCTGCCGGTACTGGCGCTGTTTGTGTTTCCGGCGGTGATGGTGGTGATTCTGGGTCCGGCCGCCATCTCGCTGATCCGGCATTTGGGCCCCTTGCTGGCGCATTAA